Proteins encoded in a region of the Ignavibacteriales bacterium genome:
- a CDS encoding CRISPR-associated endonuclease Cas3'', which yields MCSRCNRKIAAKVNLNIDIARKGAVLHDLGKAHPSFQEKLINDKIDLIEQRTEIPLRHEISSLLFLPSFPQNEWDYLIEMIIGHHKSIKSLTQSSNGRGIIDLVEGYGEDIIFERHSENWNEWSIDADAIIEHFGYATRELTLNEVRQAFDYLLDYCEHTNFEWSKWRGLLNAADHFASALVECTEEQSANIFLEPNLDFFFNSTRRSELYHLSTIDVQDKRLHTLVTAPTGAGKTDFLIKLQREESFILFRFKPQ from the coding sequence ATATGTAGTAGATGCAATCGAAAAATAGCCGCAAAAGTAAATCTTAATATCGATATAGCCCGGAAAGGTGCAGTGTTGCATGATCTTGGCAAAGCACATCCTTCGTTTCAAGAAAAACTTATTAATGATAAAATTGACCTGATTGAACAAAGAACAGAAATTCCTTTGCGGCATGAAATTTCATCTTTGCTATTCCTTCCTTCGTTTCCCCAAAATGAATGGGATTATTTAATTGAAATGATCATTGGACATCACAAATCAATCAAGTCGTTAACTCAATCATCAAACGGTAGAGGAATAATTGATTTGGTTGAGGGATACGGTGAAGATATAATTTTTGAAAGACACTCAGAGAATTGGAATGAGTGGAGTATAGATGCTGATGCTATTATCGAGCATTTCGGATACGCAACACGAGAATTAACTTTAAATGAAGTTCGGCAGGCGTTTGATTATCTCTTGGACTATTGTGAGCACACAAATTTTGAATGGTCTAAATGGAGAGGGTTATTAAATGCTGCAGATCATTTTGCTTCTGCTTTAGTAGAATGCACTGAAGAACAATCTGCTAACATATTTCTAGAGCCAAATCTGGATTTCTTTTTTAACAGTACGAGAAGAAGTGAACTCTATCATTTATCAACGATAGATGTTCAAGATAAAAGATTGCATACATTAGTTACAGCGCCAACTGGAGCAGGTAAAACGGATTTTCTAATTAAGTTGCAGAGGGAAGAATCTTTTATACTCTTCCGTTTCAAGCCGCAATAA
- the cas6 gene encoding CRISPR-associated endoribonuclease Cas6 — MSPPRLLIPSLKNFVIGTFENKVIDITDKDQTITFRIITAEILPEISFSSKMKFVLLSPIILSTLVEHNGKMQQYYLRPDDIEDMSRVLTKNLLNKKGLLNRNQTLNEYCKLEWDGEYVQKHRRVTKKITINENGRFPVDVIGIQAPFTIEGDPELIKVGYECGFGEKNSMGFGLAEAV; from the coding sequence ATGTCTCCTCCCCGCTTATTGATACCTTCATTAAAAAATTTTGTAATTGGTACTTTCGAAAACAAAGTGATTGATATAACTGACAAAGATCAGACAATTACATTTAGAATTATCACTGCTGAAATTCTTCCCGAAATATCCTTCTCCTCTAAAATGAAATTCGTCCTGCTATCTCCAATAATTTTATCAACTCTGGTAGAACATAATGGCAAAATGCAGCAATATTACTTGCGCCCTGATGATATAGAGGATATGAGTAGAGTACTGACAAAAAATCTATTAAATAAAAAAGGATTGTTAAACAGAAATCAGACTTTGAACGAATACTGCAAATTGGAATGGGATGGAGAGTACGTTCAAAAGCACAGAAGGGTCACAAAAAAAATAACTATAAATGAAAATGGCAGATTTCCGGTTGACGTAATAGGGATTCAAGCCCCATTCACAATTGAAGGTGATCCCGAATTAATTAAAGTTGGTTATGAATGCGGCTTTGGAGAAAAAAATTCTATGGGTTTTGGATTGGCAGAAGCAGTATAA
- a CDS encoding HIT domain-containing protein, whose amino-acid sequence MEKLWSPWRSQYIDSFKHQKDKNDCVFCQVKMEDINLDSNLLIDRGKYTFTILNLYPYNNGHLMILPLRHTDDFLSLTSDEYAEIFEKLKLAKSALEKVLKPQGFNIGANIGKAAGAGIEEHIHFHIVPRWNGDTNFMPVLGEVKVISQDLLQTKKSA is encoded by the coding sequence ATGGAAAAACTTTGGTCACCCTGGCGTTCGCAGTATATTGATTCATTTAAGCATCAGAAAGACAAAAATGATTGTGTCTTCTGCCAGGTAAAGATGGAAGATATTAATTTAGACTCCAACCTATTAATTGATAGAGGAAAATATACATTTACAATTCTTAATCTTTACCCTTACAACAACGGTCATCTGATGATTTTGCCATTACGCCACACGGATGATTTTTTATCCCTCACCTCTGATGAATATGCTGAGATTTTTGAGAAGTTAAAACTCGCAAAGTCTGCTCTGGAAAAAGTACTGAAACCTCAAGGTTTTAATATTGGAGCAAACATTGGCAAAGCCGCCGGGGCAGGCATCGAAGAGCACATCCATTTTCACATTGTCCCAAGATGGAATGGTGATACTAATTTTATGCCTGTTCTTGGCGAAGTAAAAGTCATCTCGCAGGATTTACTTCAGACAAAAAAATCTGCTTGA
- a CDS encoding DUF948 domain-containing protein, giving the protein MDTTSVFLIILLISASALCIALIVYIARITKSVNKIEKKISDLTTDLNPLINSARDLSDKLATLTDEINSQIYISKEVVNNVKDSVDKIISFEENIRRGLEEPVMGLLKNLSAIFNGVNSFWSTYKNQH; this is encoded by the coding sequence ATGGATACTACATCTGTCTTCTTAATCATATTATTAATTTCAGCTTCGGCTTTATGTATTGCTCTGATTGTTTACATCGCAAGAATTACTAAATCAGTTAATAAGATTGAAAAGAAAATTTCAGATTTAACAACTGATCTTAATCCTCTGATTAATTCAGCCAGGGATTTGAGCGATAAATTGGCAACGCTAACGGATGAAATAAATTCTCAGATTTACATTTCCAAAGAAGTTGTTAATAATGTGAAAGACAGCGTAGATAAAATAATTTCATTTGAGGAAAACATTAGGAGGGGTTTGGAAGAACCGGTAATGGGTCTGCTGAAAAACCTCTCCGCTATTTTTAATGGGGTTAACTCTTTTTGGTCAACATACAAAAATCAACATTAA
- a CDS encoding flippase-like domain-containing protein — translation MIKKIKQRLLFSLALGGIFYLAFTIYADFDLLVLTFSKFSLWLLPVLLLLSFLNYLFRFAKWHYYLGLLKIKIQWKDSLSIFLSGLIMSVTPGKMGELLKAYLVKEVIGTSVAVTGPVILFERITDFVSLLIITLTGAYFFDYGRNIVLGVALFFLIVLIIMSNKRFALPLIRIFEKISFLKKYFLSIHTAYESSYTLVQIKPLLISTFISLISWSFECLGYFLILFNFDVQINFFWASFSYAFATIVGAISMLPGGLGVTEGSLTYLTMKIGASKEIAVASTFIIRVATLWFAVLVGVVSVSFYQKRFGSINFDLQNKNKGNSLIKKYKK, via the coding sequence TTGATAAAGAAAATTAAACAGCGGCTTTTATTTTCTTTAGCGCTCGGCGGAATATTTTATTTAGCATTCACAATTTATGCTGACTTCGATTTACTCGTATTAACATTCAGTAAATTCTCATTGTGGCTGCTGCCCGTTTTACTTTTACTTTCCTTTCTAAATTATTTATTTCGATTTGCCAAGTGGCATTATTATTTAGGTCTGCTAAAAATAAAAATTCAGTGGAAAGATTCACTCTCAATTTTTCTTTCCGGGTTAATTATGAGTGTTACTCCCGGTAAAATGGGCGAACTGTTAAAAGCTTATCTTGTAAAAGAGGTAATCGGAACAAGCGTAGCTGTAACCGGACCTGTCATTTTATTTGAAAGAATAACCGATTTTGTTTCTTTACTAATTATTACACTGACAGGCGCATATTTTTTTGATTATGGAAGAAACATAGTTTTAGGCGTTGCACTTTTTTTTCTGATTGTTTTAATCATAATGAGCAATAAGCGCTTTGCATTGCCTTTAATCAGAATTTTCGAAAAAATTTCATTCTTAAAAAAATACTTTTTATCAATTCACACGGCTTACGAAAGTTCATATACTTTAGTACAAATTAAACCATTGCTGATTTCAACTTTTATAAGTCTCATTTCCTGGTCATTTGAATGTTTGGGATATTTTTTGATTCTGTTTAATTTTGATGTGCAAATTAATTTCTTCTGGGCATCTTTTAGTTATGCTTTTGCCACAATCGTTGGTGCAATTTCTATGCTGCCCGGTGGATTAGGTGTTACAGAAGGCTCATTGACATACTTGACAATGAAAATTGGTGCTTCAAAAGAGATTGCTGTTGCTTCAACATTTATCATAAGGGTTGCGACTTTATGGTTTGCAGTTCTTGTTGGAGTAGTAAGTGTTTCATTTTATCAAAAAAGATTTGGCTCTATAAATTTCGATTTACAAAATAAAAACAAAGGGAATTCTCTTATAAAGAAGTATAAAAAATAA
- the maf gene encoding septum formation protein Maf: MIIKSLPIILASASPRRKKLLQQINLKFKTLSVNLDEKQLPNEKPFRMVKRLADEKLQLALQQIENGIIITADTIVVLDGKIIGKPKDEIDAVKILKKLSGRKHTVYTGFAVFNTSTNKKICGYEKTFVQFRKLTNEEISLYVESGSPMDKAGAYGIQDDFGAVFIQAINGCYYNVVGLPLSRVYHALKEVGV; this comes from the coding sequence ATGATAATTAAATCCCTCCCCATAATACTTGCCTCAGCTTCGCCGCGAAGAAAAAAACTACTCCAGCAGATAAATTTAAAATTCAAAACTCTTTCGGTTAATCTTGACGAGAAGCAATTGCCAAATGAAAAACCTTTTCGCATGGTAAAAAGATTAGCCGATGAAAAACTTCAATTAGCTCTTCAACAAATAGAAAATGGAATTATAATTACTGCTGATACAATAGTTGTGCTCGATGGAAAGATTATTGGTAAACCAAAGGATGAAATAGATGCGGTAAAAATTCTTAAGAAACTGAGTGGAAGAAAGCACACAGTTTATACAGGTTTTGCTGTGTTCAATACATCAACAAATAAAAAAATATGCGGTTACGAAAAAACATTCGTTCAATTTCGTAAACTTACTAATGAAGAAATTTCTCTTTATGTTGAAAGCGGCAGCCCGATGGATAAAGCAGGCGCCTACGGAATTCAGGATGACTTTGGTGCTGTCTTCATTCAAGCAATTAACGGCTGTTATTATAATGTAGTTGGACTTCCGCTTTCGAGAGTTTATCATGCTCTTAAAGAGGTAGGGGTTTGA
- a CDS encoding DUF72 domain-containing protein, with protein sequence MSAIKLGTCSWKYDSWRGLVYPEKKQINYLEEYSKQLNTVEIDQWFWSLFPNDKVLLPDNNLVEEYSKSVGEDFRFTIKLPNAISLTHHYQKSKTEPLLSNKYFLSAELFNRTIEILSSFGKKLGCVMLQFEYLNKLKMPDQNTFLNKLKIFADEIDTNNIPVAIEIRNPNYLNEKYFAAMDELGFFHVFLEGYFMPSTIETYQKFQKHINGICVFRLHGPERKEIEKISNEQWNKIYISRDEQVKKLAELFSEIRKKDVDIYVNVNNHFEGSAPLTIKKIKELL encoded by the coding sequence ATGAGTGCAATAAAATTAGGAACGTGCAGTTGGAAATATGATTCCTGGAGGGGTTTAGTCTATCCAGAAAAAAAACAGATCAATTACTTAGAAGAATATTCAAAGCAGTTAAACACTGTCGAAATTGATCAATGGTTTTGGTCACTCTTCCCAAACGATAAAGTTCTGCTGCCGGATAATAACTTAGTAGAAGAGTACAGTAAAAGCGTGGGAGAGGATTTTAGATTTACTATTAAGCTGCCGAATGCTATCAGCCTCACTCACCATTATCAAAAAAGTAAAACAGAGCCTCTGCTTTCAAATAAATATTTTTTATCCGCTGAACTTTTTAATAGAACAATTGAGATTTTATCTTCCTTTGGAAAGAAACTTGGTTGTGTGATGCTTCAGTTTGAATATTTGAATAAGTTAAAAATGCCTGATCAGAATACATTTCTGAATAAGTTAAAAATATTTGCTGATGAAATTGATACAAATAATATTCCTGTAGCAATAGAAATAAGAAATCCAAATTATCTGAACGAAAAATATTTTGCTGCTATGGATGAACTTGGATTTTTTCATGTTTTTCTGGAAGGATATTTTATGCCTTCGACAATAGAGACATACCAAAAATTTCAAAAACATATAAACGGAATTTGTGTATTTCGATTACACGGACCGGAAAGGAAAGAAATTGAAAAAATCAGCAACGAACAATGGAATAAGATTTATATCAGTCGTGACGAACAAGTAAAAAAGTTAGCTGAATTATTTAGCGAAATAAGGAAAAAGGATGTGGATATCTATGTGAACGTCAATAATCATTTTGAAGGTTCTGCACCTCTGACAATAAAAAAAATAAAAGAATTACTTTAG
- the icd gene encoding isocitrate dehydrogenase (NADP(+)): MKNNYSFLGKKISVVNDKLIVPDNPILAFIEGDGIGPDIWRAAKMVLDAAVEKAYSGKKKISWMEVYAGEKAVKVYGKNQWLPDETVEAIKEYVVAIKGPLTTPIGGGIRSLNVALRILLDLFACVRPVKYYKGVPSPMKRPQDVDIVLFRENTEDVYCGIEFKSGTDEANKLINYINKNFDKNIRPLSGVGIKPISEFGSARLVRKAIEFARDHKRKSVTLVHKGNIMKFTEGAFKDWGYKVAVTEFRDLIVTEDELYSKHNGKMPEGKILIKDRIADSMFQQMLLRPSEYDVVATPNLNGDFLSDASAAQVGGLGIAPGANMSYSTAIFEATHGTAPKYAGMDKVNPGSVILSGVMMLEYLGWNKAARMIEKSMQKTIKSKIVTYDFARQMKGAKEVKSSEFGAEIVKNL; this comes from the coding sequence ATAAAAAATAATTATTCCTTCCTCGGGAAAAAAATATCTGTAGTAAATGATAAACTGATCGTACCCGATAATCCTATCCTTGCATTTATCGAAGGTGATGGTATCGGACCGGATATCTGGCGTGCGGCAAAAATGGTGCTTGATGCAGCTGTTGAAAAAGCATACAGTGGTAAAAAGAAAATTTCTTGGATGGAAGTTTATGCCGGTGAAAAAGCAGTTAAAGTTTACGGTAAAAATCAATGGCTTCCTGATGAGACTGTTGAAGCTATTAAAGAATATGTAGTTGCGATTAAAGGTCCGCTTACAACTCCTATTGGGGGTGGTATCAGAAGCTTAAATGTTGCATTAAGGATTTTACTCGATCTGTTCGCTTGTGTTCGTCCGGTTAAATATTACAAAGGCGTTCCAAGCCCTATGAAAAGACCTCAAGATGTGGACATCGTTCTCTTTAGAGAAAATACTGAAGATGTTTACTGCGGTATTGAATTTAAATCGGGTACCGATGAGGCTAACAAACTGATTAATTACATTAATAAAAACTTTGATAAAAACATCAGACCGCTCTCCGGGGTGGGGATAAAACCTATCAGTGAATTTGGAAGTGCCCGGCTTGTAAGAAAAGCTATCGAGTTTGCACGTGATCATAAACGTAAAAGTGTAACGCTCGTACACAAAGGCAATATAATGAAATTTACCGAAGGCGCTTTCAAAGATTGGGGATACAAAGTTGCTGTTACTGAATTTAGAGATTTAATTGTTACTGAAGATGAACTTTATTCAAAACATAATGGTAAAATGCCTGAAGGTAAAATTTTAATTAAAGATAGAATAGCAGACAGTATGTTTCAGCAAATGCTTCTTCGCCCTTCTGAGTATGATGTTGTTGCAACACCAAACTTGAATGGTGATTTTCTTTCCGATGCCTCCGCTGCGCAGGTTGGTGGATTAGGAATTGCACCCGGAGCCAATATGAGCTACTCAACTGCAATATTTGAGGCTACACACGGCACAGCTCCCAAATATGCCGGAATGGATAAAGTTAATCCCGGTTCCGTAATTCTATCCGGTGTTATGATGCTCGAATATCTCGGCTGGAACAAAGCTGCTCGAATGATTGAAAAATCTATGCAGAAAACTATTAAATCAAAAATTGTAACTTATGACTTCGCAAGACAAATGAAGGGTGCAAAGGAAGTGAAATCATCTGAGTTTGGAGCGGAAATAGTTAAAAACCTTTAG
- a CDS encoding YtxH domain-containing protein: MSQENGLKKGLLIGFLAGGIVGSVLALLYAPKSGRELRSDIKAKADDYLDEAEKYVNDAREKAKDMINEGKKRSEKIIVDAKSKSEDLLKDAEKIFKDAKLKASQLVSTGKGVVEQETDKIKTAVRAGMDAYRETKES; the protein is encoded by the coding sequence ATGTCACAAGAAAATGGATTAAAGAAAGGACTATTGATCGGATTTTTAGCCGGTGGAATAGTCGGTTCAGTACTGGCTTTATTGTATGCTCCTAAAAGCGGCAGAGAACTTCGCAGCGACATAAAAGCAAAAGCCGATGATTATCTTGATGAAGCAGAAAAATATGTTAATGATGCTCGTGAAAAAGCAAAAGACATGATCAACGAAGGTAAAAAGCGATCAGAGAAAATCATTGTTGATGCTAAATCGAAATCGGAGGATCTTTTAAAAGATGCTGAGAAGATTTTTAAAGATGCAAAACTAAAAGCAAGTCAACTTGTTTCAACAGGCAAAGGTGTAGTTGAACAAGAAACTGACAAAATTAAAACTGCTGTAAGAGCCGGTATGGATGCTTACAGAGAGACAAAAGAATCGTAA
- a CDS encoding SpoIID/LytB domain-containing protein, with amino-acid sequence MLSAFVLTQYKNFNSKNEFDIYTDERDQVYGSADSETQISNLAVDETQNMILTYKGETAQIFYHSTCGGETEAASNVFQGQGAAYMKGVKDGSPSNCSIAPRFEWIEHYSKESFVKRIVTAGLLADSNYVIKDIKILSRFPSGRVNELQLDLQDSNSFEKHVSLFGNSMRSIIRNSDNSAILRSTLFDIETSEDSIKISGRGNGHGVGLCQWGAIYQSQNKKDYKTIVDFYFPGTEIIILK; translated from the coding sequence TTGCTATCTGCATTCGTACTTACGCAATACAAAAATTTTAATTCAAAAAATGAATTTGATATTTATACAGACGAGCGTGATCAGGTTTACGGCAGTGCAGATTCGGAGACTCAAATTTCCAATCTTGCAGTTGATGAAACCCAAAATATGATTCTCACTTACAAAGGCGAAACAGCGCAAATATTCTATCATTCAACTTGTGGTGGAGAAACTGAAGCAGCATCGAATGTTTTTCAAGGGCAGGGGGCTGCTTACATGAAAGGAGTAAAGGATGGCAGTCCTTCTAACTGCAGCATTGCACCAAGGTTTGAGTGGATAGAACATTATTCTAAGGAAAGTTTTGTCAAAAGAATTGTCACTGCAGGTTTGTTGGCAGATTCAAATTATGTTATTAAAGATATAAAAATATTATCCCGTTTTCCATCCGGCAGAGTGAATGAATTACAATTAGATTTACAAGATTCAAATTCATTTGAAAAGCATGTTAGCTTATTCGGTAATTCAATGCGAAGTATAATCAGAAATTCAGATAATTCGGCAATTCTGCGGAGCACTTTGTTTGATATTGAAACTTCGGAAGATAGCATTAAAATTTCAGGTAGGGGAAATGGTCACGGAGTTGGATTATGTCAATGGGGAGCTATCTATCAGTCACAGAATAAAAAAGATTATAAAACCATTGTCGATTTTTATTTTCCCGGAACAGAAATCATTATATTAAAATGA
- a CDS encoding SpoIID/LytB domain-containing protein, protein MIFRSSTSFLKINTIFFNSFTFSLLLQFFSALIFISLLTSSISCSSSVKFTGADEVVEAEKFNEINVLLSDQQNKISYTVLSDLSIEDDERIIALISKGNIFSLSQNEENLLLEINGMEFNSYKFIFSSRDNSEHVNLGGKVYHGKIKFTPAHGKINIINVISLEDYVKGVLPKEMPTGNGYENFEALKAVAICIRTYAIQKF, encoded by the coding sequence ATGATTTTTCGCTCCAGCACTTCCTTTCTAAAAATTAACACAATTTTTTTCAATTCATTTACCTTCTCCCTTCTATTACAATTTTTCTCTGCACTTATTTTTATTTCTCTTCTTACTTCATCAATTAGCTGTTCAAGCTCTGTCAAATTCACCGGTGCAGATGAAGTAGTTGAAGCCGAAAAGTTTAACGAAATAAATGTTCTTCTTTCCGATCAGCAAAATAAAATCAGCTATACAGTTTTGTCCGATCTATCAATCGAAGATGATGAAAGAATCATCGCGCTTATAAGCAAAGGGAATATTTTTTCTCTCTCTCAAAATGAAGAGAATCTGCTGCTTGAAATAAATGGTATGGAATTTAATTCATACAAGTTTATTTTTTCATCGCGTGACAATTCTGAACATGTAAACCTGGGGGGGAAAGTTTATCATGGAAAAATTAAATTCACTCCGGCTCACGGTAAGATAAATATCATTAACGTAATATCACTTGAAGACTATGTTAAAGGAGTCCTGCCTAAAGAAATGCCGACCGGGAATGGTTATGAAAATTTTGAAGCATTAAAAGCAGTTGCTATCTGCATTCGTACTTACGCAATACAAAAATTTTAA
- the fusA gene encoding elongation factor G, with protein sequence MNNFLPDSIRNIALIGHGGSGKTSLSELILFTAGEINRIGNITDGNTVSDFTQNEIEKQISISASLLHLEWNNTKLNIIDTPGYADFIGDVKTAMRVCDTTVMLLKSAEGVEVGSEVTGKFVNEFALPSAVIINKIDNEHSNFKRTLQQAKERLSSGSIVISFPANEGVNFKTVIDVLKMKAYTYGDPGSKKVTESEIPAELKSTAEVYRTELIEKVAESSEELMNKYFEAGVLTEQELDEGIRQSILKRSLTPVFALSVAKAVGINLFLDFTAKYFPSPAARGGEEAVLGSDKKKVLIKPDPNGEPVVFIFKIIAEQHVGELSLFRVYSGTIKAGMDLVNEANNKIERLTQLSMLNGRTRKEVTQLSAGDFGAVVKLKDTHTNNTLASKNFAVTLHPIEFPEAVIRGAIVPKAKGDEDKIASGLHTLHEEDPSFNVKYDPEIAQTIIFGQGELQLALAVKRLKERYNVEVDLVEPKIPYREAIKGTANDVEYKHKKQSGGRGQYGHVHFKIEPLPRGTGFEFVNGIVGGVVPGRFIPAVEKGIIEVMEKGVLSGNKVVDVKVTLFDGTFHTVDSDEMSFKIAASMGFRKGFEMAKPCLLEPIYDIEVTVPEEFMGDVMGDISSRRGKISGMDSDGHFQIIKAKVPLAELYKYSSQLRSLTQGRGVHKRKFSHYEDVPKEIEQKVIEEYKKSREEDK encoded by the coding sequence TTGAACAATTTTTTACCAGATTCCATAAGGAACATAGCTTTAATTGGGCACGGCGGAAGCGGCAAAACGTCTCTCTCCGAGCTGATTTTATTCACAGCCGGAGAGATAAATAGAATAGGAAATATCACCGACGGAAATACCGTTTCCGATTTTACCCAGAATGAAATTGAAAAACAGATATCCATTTCTGCTTCACTGCTTCACCTCGAATGGAACAACACAAAACTAAACATTATTGATACACCCGGATACGCTGATTTTATCGGCGATGTAAAAACTGCTATGCGTGTCTGCGACACCACTGTAATGCTGCTCAAATCAGCCGAGGGGGTGGAAGTCGGCTCTGAAGTTACAGGTAAATTCGTTAATGAGTTTGCTCTACCTTCAGCCGTTATCATAAATAAAATTGATAATGAGCACTCAAACTTCAAGCGAACACTTCAGCAAGCTAAAGAACGACTATCTTCCGGCAGCATAGTAATTTCTTTCCCTGCAAACGAAGGGGTAAATTTTAAAACTGTGATTGACGTATTAAAAATGAAAGCCTACACATACGGAGATCCCGGCAGCAAAAAAGTAACTGAATCTGAAATTCCCGCCGAACTTAAATCTACCGCAGAAGTTTATCGTACTGAGTTAATCGAAAAAGTAGCTGAATCATCAGAAGAATTGATGAATAAATATTTCGAAGCAGGTGTATTAACCGAGCAGGAACTCGATGAGGGAATTCGCCAATCTATATTAAAACGCAGTCTCACGCCTGTTTTTGCATTGTCGGTGGCTAAAGCTGTTGGGATAAACTTATTTTTAGATTTTACAGCTAAGTATTTTCCATCGCCTGCTGCAAGAGGTGGTGAAGAAGCGGTACTCGGTTCAGATAAAAAGAAAGTATTAATCAAACCCGATCCAAATGGTGAACCGGTAGTATTCATTTTTAAAATAATTGCAGAACAACATGTTGGTGAACTTTCTTTATTCAGAGTTTATTCAGGGACAATTAAGGCTGGAATGGATTTAGTGAATGAAGCAAATAACAAAATTGAAAGACTTACCCAGTTATCAATGCTGAACGGAAGAACACGCAAGGAAGTAACTCAGCTTTCTGCGGGTGATTTTGGTGCGGTTGTTAAGTTAAAAGACACACACACAAATAATACACTTGCTTCAAAGAATTTTGCCGTTACTCTCCATCCTATTGAATTTCCTGAAGCAGTGATTAGGGGTGCGATTGTTCCTAAAGCAAAGGGGGATGAAGATAAAATTGCTTCCGGTTTGCATACTTTGCACGAAGAGGATCCATCATTCAATGTTAAGTATGATCCTGAAATTGCGCAGACAATTATCTTTGGACAGGGTGAACTACAATTAGCATTAGCAGTAAAAAGATTAAAGGAAAGATACAACGTTGAGGTTGATCTTGTTGAACCTAAAATTCCTTATCGCGAAGCTATTAAAGGAACTGCAAATGATGTTGAATATAAACACAAGAAACAATCCGGTGGACGCGGACAATATGGTCATGTTCATTTTAAGATTGAACCATTACCTCGTGGTACCGGGTTTGAATTTGTAAACGGAATTGTTGGTGGTGTAGTGCCGGGAAGATTTATTCCTGCAGTTGAAAAAGGTATTATTGAAGTGATGGAAAAAGGAGTTCTATCGGGAAATAAAGTTGTGGATGTAAAAGTCACATTGTTTGATGGAACTTTCCATACTGTCGATTCGGATGAAATGTCATTTAAGATAGCAGCTTCAATGGGCTTTCGTAAGGGTTTTGAAATGGCGAAGCCTTGTCTTCTTGAACCCATTTATGATATTGAGGTTACAGTTCCCGAAGAATTTATGGGAGATGTCATGGGTGATATCTCAAGCCGTCGTGGAAAAATTTCAGGTATGGATTCGGATGGACACTTCCAGATTATTAAAGCCAAAGTTCCTTTAGCAGAACTTTATAAATATTCTTCTCAATTAAGAAGCCTTACCCAGGGACGCGGAGTGCACAAACGAAAATTCTCTCATTATGAAGATGTTCCAAAAGAGATTGAGCAAAAGGTCATTGAAGAGTATAAAAAATCTAGAGAAGAAGATAAATAA
- a CDS encoding septation protein SpoVG family protein, whose protein sequence is MKILHLNKLSNEKGGKKLAFFDIETDDGIIIKGFSIVDGSKGKFVASPDEKGKDGKYYERVILPAELKNKVETMALEEYESTRH, encoded by the coding sequence ATGAAAATATTACACTTAAATAAACTCAGCAATGAAAAAGGCGGTAAGAAACTTGCTTTTTTTGACATCGAAACTGATGATGGAATTATCATTAAGGGATTTAGTATTGTTGATGGAAGCAAAGGTAAATTTGTAGCCTCGCCTGACGAAAAAGGTAAAGACGGGAAATATTACGAAAGGGTAATACTGCCAGCAGAATTAAAGAATAAAGTTGAAACAATGGCGCTGGAAGAATATGAATCAACCAGACACTGA